One window from the genome of Rhodococcus sp. ABRD24 encodes:
- the glgP gene encoding alpha-glucan family phosphorylase has product MKALRRFTVRAHLPERLSALGPLSTNLRWSWHPETQDLFASIDPELWTAVRHDPVRMLGEVDPSRLDALAVDPAFLIELDRASADLDDYLTRPRWYQDQLGKGVDLASGIAYFSMEFGVTEVLPNYSGGLGILAGDHLKAASDLGLPLIGVGLLYRSGYFRQSLTADGWQAEHYPAHDPQGLPLRLLTETGADGGPGAPVLIHIAMPGGRVLRARVWIAQVGRVPLLLLDSDIAENDPELRAVTDRLYGGDQDHRIKQEILAGIGGVRAVRAYTRAHGLADPEVFHMNEGHAGFLGLERIRELVTGSGLDFDAALAAIRAGTVFTTHTPVPAGIDRFPVELMRRHFGGNEGERDSTLLPGLGVDRILGLGGENDPGVFNMAHMGLRLGQRANGVSKLHGEVSREMFESLWPGFDAAEVPIGSVTNGVHAPTWAAREWMDLAHRLVGPELVEEARGWERLREIDLAELWSTRAALRAKLVAEVRRRVRASWLERGATEAELGWTAAVFDPNVLTVGFARRVPTYKRLTLMLRDPERLKALLLDDERPVQLVVAGKSHPADEGGKALIQQVVRFADQHDVRHRIVFLPDYDMSMARYLYWGCDVWLNNPLRPLEACGTSGMKSALNGGLNLSIRDGWWDEMFDGENGWAIPTADGVVDETRRDDLEATALYELLERSVLPRFYDRDASGLPTRWIEMVRHTLQTLGPKVLASRMVRDYAVDYYAPAARSARKMLPDNFTGARAVAEYRRRVESMWPGVQVAQVDSAGLPDNPEIGADLSLRAFVRLGGLTPQDVVVQAVLGKVGPAGDLTDVTTVPMAHAGADGMGEVFVATAPLPVSGSVGYTVRVLPHHGLLASDAELGLVAAPYV; this is encoded by the coding sequence GTGAAAGCCCTGCGTCGGTTCACCGTCCGAGCCCACCTGCCCGAGCGACTGTCGGCCCTGGGGCCGCTGTCGACGAACCTGCGCTGGTCGTGGCACCCGGAGACACAGGACCTGTTCGCATCGATCGATCCCGAACTGTGGACTGCGGTGCGCCACGATCCGGTCCGGATGCTCGGCGAGGTCGATCCGTCTCGCCTCGACGCGCTCGCGGTCGATCCCGCGTTCCTGATCGAGCTCGACCGTGCGTCCGCGGACCTCGACGACTACCTGACCCGCCCGCGCTGGTATCAGGACCAGCTCGGCAAGGGCGTCGATCTGGCGTCGGGAATCGCGTACTTCTCGATGGAGTTCGGTGTGACCGAGGTACTGCCCAACTATTCGGGCGGACTCGGCATCCTTGCGGGCGATCATCTCAAGGCGGCGTCGGACCTCGGATTGCCGCTGATCGGAGTGGGCCTGCTGTATCGCTCCGGCTACTTCCGGCAGTCACTCACCGCCGACGGCTGGCAGGCCGAGCACTATCCGGCGCACGACCCGCAGGGGCTGCCGCTGCGCTTGCTCACCGAGACCGGCGCCGACGGTGGACCGGGGGCACCGGTGCTGATCCACATCGCGATGCCCGGTGGCCGGGTACTGCGCGCGCGGGTGTGGATCGCGCAGGTCGGCCGCGTGCCGCTGCTGCTGCTCGACTCTGACATCGCCGAGAACGATCCCGAGCTGCGGGCTGTGACCGATCGGCTGTACGGCGGCGACCAGGACCACCGGATCAAGCAGGAGATTCTGGCGGGCATCGGCGGCGTCCGGGCGGTTCGCGCCTACACGCGCGCGCACGGGCTCGCCGATCCCGAGGTGTTCCACATGAACGAGGGACACGCAGGATTCCTCGGCCTCGAGCGGATCCGGGAGCTTGTCACCGGTTCCGGGCTGGACTTCGATGCGGCGCTCGCCGCGATTCGTGCTGGAACTGTGTTCACCACGCACACGCCGGTTCCCGCCGGCATCGACCGGTTTCCGGTTGAACTGATGCGCCGCCACTTCGGTGGCAACGAGGGGGAGCGTGATTCGACGTTGCTGCCCGGTCTGGGCGTCGACCGGATCCTCGGTCTCGGCGGTGAGAACGATCCCGGCGTGTTCAACATGGCGCACATGGGTCTGCGGCTGGGCCAGCGCGCGAACGGGGTCTCGAAGCTGCACGGCGAGGTGAGCCGTGAAATGTTCGAATCGCTGTGGCCGGGTTTCGACGCCGCCGAGGTGCCGATCGGTTCGGTGACCAACGGGGTGCATGCGCCGACGTGGGCGGCCCGCGAGTGGATGGACCTTGCGCACCGGCTGGTCGGCCCGGAGCTGGTGGAGGAGGCTCGCGGTTGGGAGCGGCTGCGTGAGATCGACCTGGCCGAGCTGTGGTCGACGCGGGCCGCGCTGCGCGCAAAGCTGGTGGCGGAAGTGCGCCGCCGGGTGCGCGCGTCATGGCTCGAGCGTGGCGCCACCGAGGCCGAACTGGGTTGGACTGCAGCGGTATTCGACCCGAACGTGCTCACCGTCGGATTCGCCCGGCGGGTGCCCACCTACAAGCGACTGACGCTGATGCTGCGCGACCCGGAACGGCTGAAGGCGCTGCTGCTCGACGATGAGCGTCCGGTGCAGTTGGTGGTCGCCGGCAAGAGTCACCCCGCCGACGAGGGCGGCAAGGCACTGATCCAGCAGGTGGTCCGGTTCGCCGACCAGCACGATGTGCGGCACCGGATCGTCTTCCTGCCCGACTACGACATGTCGATGGCGCGGTACCTGTACTGGGGCTGCGATGTCTGGCTCAACAACCCGTTGCGCCCGCTCGAGGCGTGCGGGACGTCGGGCATGAAGTCGGCGCTCAACGGCGGACTGAACCTCTCGATTCGCGACGGCTGGTGGGACGAGATGTTCGACGGCGAGAACGGCTGGGCCATCCCGACCGCCGACGGCGTCGTCGACGAGACCCGCCGCGACGACCTCGAAGCGACCGCCCTGTACGAACTACTGGAGCGGTCGGTGCTGCCGCGGTTCTACGACCGCGACGCCAGCGGCCTGCCCACACGCTGGATCGAGATGGTCCGGCACACGTTGCAGACACTCGGACCGAAGGTGCTGGCGTCACGCATGGTGCGCGATTACGCCGTCGATTACTACGCACCCGCGGCACGGTCGGCTCGGAAGATGTTGCCGGACAACTTCACCGGCGCGCGTGCCGTGGCCGAGTACCGACGTCGAGTCGAGTCGATGTGGCCCGGCGTGCAGGTGGCCCAGGTGGACAGCGCGGGACTGCCCGACAACCCGGAGATCGGCGCCGATCTATCGCTGCGGGCCTTCGTCCGCCTCGGTGGGCTGACGCCGCAGGACGTGGTCGTGCAGGCCGTGCTCGGAAAGGTCGGGCCTGCAGGCGACCTCACCGACGTGACGACCGTGCCGATGGCGCACGCCGGCGCAGACGGGATGGGTGAGGTGTTCGTTGCGACCGCACCGCTGCCGGTGTCCGGGTCCGTGGGCTACACGGTCCGCGTGTTGCCGCACCACGGTCTTCTCGCGAGCGATGCGGAACTGGGGCTCGTGGCGGCGCCGTACGTGTAG
- a CDS encoding HNH endonuclease signature motif containing protein — protein MWKVIGILLLVGIVVAAIQAVWPVALVAGIGYLLYRLIRHTLKERYFASDEFLAHKAEIASVVAEHNEIASYVAEIRSGETFVLGGSSTGAQSHLATFDNTSRHKYRRDRNLATYQAPNVHNCSLQVVRNASIDPIKYLMKYFDIRANEDDLAEVESLGDGITRLEDAVANLQQREASITQMVNPPKFILKHYSDEFMKHAGVELSPISVPYPVYTFEYISAGGNSSQRSSVTLNRQTIDVLIENMSQKIKWRKSAAGQRALMTTKLRNMIKTRDNHTCRYCSISLSTEPNLLLEVDHIMPVSKGGLTAPENLQTLCWRCNRTKSNKIIAAG, from the coding sequence ATGTGGAAAGTGATCGGGATTCTGCTCCTCGTTGGCATTGTGGTTGCAGCAATCCAGGCTGTTTGGCCGGTCGCCCTTGTCGCAGGAATTGGCTATCTCCTATATCGGCTTATCCGACACACCCTGAAGGAGCGCTACTTCGCCAGCGACGAGTTCCTGGCGCACAAGGCCGAAATCGCTTCGGTGGTCGCTGAGCACAATGAGATCGCTAGCTACGTCGCCGAGATCCGCAGCGGAGAAACCTTTGTGCTCGGCGGGTCATCGACCGGTGCGCAGTCGCACCTGGCGACGTTCGACAATACCAGCCGCCACAAGTACCGGCGTGACCGCAACCTGGCCACTTATCAGGCGCCAAATGTTCACAACTGCTCGCTGCAGGTCGTTCGCAACGCCAGCATCGACCCGATCAAATACCTAATGAAGTACTTCGACATCAGGGCCAACGAGGACGACCTCGCCGAGGTGGAGAGCCTCGGAGACGGCATCACCCGCCTGGAGGATGCTGTCGCGAATCTTCAGCAGCGGGAAGCCAGCATCACACAAATGGTCAACCCGCCGAAGTTTATCCTCAAGCACTACTCCGACGAGTTCATGAAACACGCCGGGGTCGAGTTGTCCCCGATCAGCGTGCCGTACCCGGTCTATACCTTCGAGTACATCAGTGCCGGTGGAAACAGCAGCCAGCGGTCATCTGTCACTCTCAACCGGCAGACGATCGACGTGCTGATCGAAAACATGTCGCAGAAGATCAAGTGGCGAAAGAGCGCGGCTGGCCAGCGCGCGCTCATGACCACGAAGCTGCGCAACATGATCAAGACCCGTGACAACCACACTTGCCGGTACTGCTCGATTTCTCTGTCGACGGAACCGAACCTGTTGCTAGAGGTGGATCACATCATGCCTGTGTCCAAGGGCGGTCTGACGGCACCGGAGAATCTCCAAACCTTGTGCTGGCGGTGCAACCGGACCAAGTCGAACAAGATCATCGCGGCGGGTTAG
- a CDS encoding anibiotic ABC transporter — MTAQAPVIERTTRPADASTSDPLSGTWTLTRLALRVDRIRLPAWVIAVGGSTVLLASSYQTLYPTPQARQARAALIESPAATALAGPGYSLSDYTLGAMVANEIAGMTMIAVAIMSVLLVTLHLRTEEETGRAEMLRSGIVGRFAPITSGLIVVLLANLLIGLMLGVGLTAVGLPALGSWNLAASVFMVGLAFGATSALFSQVTEHARTASGFGLAAVAIAYLLRAIGDVRAKEDGSIWSWLSPIGWGQATRAYVDERWWPLLLGSAAVIVGVVLAYAVVGRRDVGAGLVAPRGGRPRASAALSGIAALTLRMQRNQIAAWGIGMVALALPIGALGQEVAEFVNQDPRLAGLLPGGESNAAQGAFALYLVFLAIMACMYAMTAIQSARNEETSGRAEDVLASPVSRWRWLGAQLVVISVATSLIVLVAGTAMGVTAAATLHDGAVFGRLVGAAANLLPATLTVIALTAATYAWFPRILAVVWVYLGYALVIGMFLEVLPDWTGWASPFHFTPNFPADEFDIVPVIVLLVVAAALYALALIGFRRRDIQS; from the coding sequence ATGACGGCGCAGGCCCCGGTGATCGAGCGGACCACGCGGCCCGCCGACGCGTCGACGTCCGATCCGCTCTCGGGCACGTGGACTCTCACTCGTCTGGCACTACGGGTCGATCGGATCCGCCTGCCGGCGTGGGTGATCGCGGTCGGCGGTTCGACAGTGCTGTTGGCGTCTAGTTACCAGACCCTCTACCCCACGCCCCAAGCCCGGCAGGCCCGCGCCGCGCTCATCGAGTCGCCGGCCGCGACTGCGCTCGCAGGACCGGGATACTCGCTGTCGGACTACACACTCGGCGCGATGGTCGCCAACGAGATCGCGGGCATGACGATGATCGCTGTCGCGATCATGTCGGTTCTGCTCGTGACACTGCACCTGCGGACCGAGGAGGAGACCGGACGCGCCGAGATGCTGCGCTCGGGCATCGTCGGGCGGTTCGCGCCGATCACGTCGGGCCTCATCGTCGTGCTGCTGGCGAACCTGCTGATCGGGCTGATGCTGGGTGTCGGCCTGACAGCGGTGGGTCTGCCGGCGCTCGGGTCGTGGAATCTCGCGGCGTCGGTGTTCATGGTCGGCCTCGCGTTCGGCGCGACGTCCGCCCTCTTCTCCCAGGTCACCGAGCATGCTCGCACCGCAAGTGGATTCGGTCTGGCCGCGGTGGCGATCGCCTATCTGCTGCGTGCGATCGGCGACGTCCGAGCGAAGGAGGACGGCAGCATCTGGTCGTGGCTCTCACCCATCGGTTGGGGCCAGGCCACACGTGCCTACGTGGACGAGCGGTGGTGGCCGCTGCTGCTGGGTTCGGCCGCGGTGATCGTCGGTGTCGTGCTCGCGTACGCGGTGGTGGGCCGCCGTGATGTCGGGGCAGGTCTCGTCGCACCGCGCGGCGGTCGGCCCCGCGCGAGCGCCGCGCTCAGCGGGATCGCCGCGCTCACGCTGCGGATGCAGCGAAATCAGATCGCGGCGTGGGGCATCGGTATGGTCGCGCTGGCGCTCCCCATCGGCGCGCTGGGCCAGGAGGTGGCCGAATTCGTCAACCAGGACCCGCGCCTGGCCGGGCTGCTGCCGGGTGGCGAGAGTAACGCCGCTCAGGGCGCGTTCGCGCTGTACCTGGTGTTCCTGGCGATCATGGCGTGCATGTACGCGATGACCGCGATCCAATCGGCCCGCAACGAGGAGACATCCGGACGCGCCGAGGACGTGCTCGCGAGCCCGGTGTCGCGGTGGCGGTGGCTCGGGGCTCAGCTTGTGGTGATCTCGGTGGCAACATCGCTGATCGTGCTGGTTGCCGGGACCGCGATGGGAGTCACCGCGGCAGCCACGCTGCACGACGGCGCAGTCTTCGGTCGGCTGGTCGGCGCCGCCGCGAATCTGCTGCCCGCGACGCTGACGGTGATCGCGCTGACCGCTGCCACGTACGCGTGGTTCCCGCGGATATTGGCGGTGGTGTGGGTGTATCTAGGGTATGCGCTCGTGATCGGGATGTTTCTGGAGGTGCTCCCCGACTGGACCGGCTGGGCGTCCCCGTTCCACTTCACACCGAACTTCCCCGCCGATGAGTTCGACATCGTGCCGGTGATCGTGCTCCTCGTCGTCGCGGCCGCACTGTACGCACTCGCGCTAATCGGCTTCCGCCGCCGGGACATCCAGTCCTGA
- a CDS encoding ABC transporter ATP-binding protein → MDPVISVRGLTKRFGEVHALDGLDLEVGPGEVHGFLGPNGSGKSTTIRVLLGLLRADGGDVSVLGADPWRDAVSLHRHLTYVPGDVNLWPNLTGGEAIDLFGRLRGGLDDKRREELMERFELDPTRKGRTYSKGNRQKVALVAALAADTQLLILDEPTSGLDPLMEAVFQQCIGEAAREGRTILLSSHILAEVESLCEVVTIIRAGRTVQSGTLTELRHLTRTTVTATTRRSPDGLAAVPGVHNVKPFDDQDNGVTFDVDSEYLDEVMTTLARLGVVTITANPPTLEDLFLREYSDEFDSLGIERR, encoded by the coding sequence ATGGATCCGGTGATTTCGGTTCGCGGACTGACCAAACGCTTCGGTGAGGTCCACGCCCTCGACGGCCTCGATCTCGAGGTCGGCCCCGGCGAGGTTCACGGTTTCCTCGGCCCCAACGGTTCCGGCAAGTCCACGACTATCCGGGTGCTGCTCGGGCTGCTGCGCGCGGACGGCGGCGACGTCTCCGTTCTCGGGGCCGATCCGTGGCGCGACGCCGTCAGCCTGCACCGGCACCTCACCTATGTGCCGGGCGATGTGAACCTGTGGCCCAATCTCACCGGCGGCGAGGCGATCGACCTGTTCGGCCGGTTGCGCGGCGGCCTCGACGACAAGCGCCGTGAGGAGTTGATGGAGCGCTTCGAACTCGATCCCACCCGCAAGGGCCGCACGTACTCGAAGGGCAACCGGCAGAAGGTTGCGCTGGTCGCGGCGCTGGCCGCCGACACCCAGTTGCTGATCCTGGACGAGCCGACGTCCGGGCTGGATCCACTGATGGAGGCGGTGTTCCAGCAGTGCATCGGCGAGGCGGCGCGGGAGGGGCGCACGATCCTGCTGTCGAGTCACATCCTTGCCGAGGTGGAATCGCTGTGTGAGGTGGTGACGATCATCCGCGCGGGCAGGACAGTACAGAGCGGAACACTCACCGAACTGCGGCACCTGACGCGCACGACGGTCACGGCCACCACCCGCCGCTCCCCCGACGGCCTCGCCGCGGTGCCGGGCGTGCACAACGTGAAGCCCTTCGACGACCAGGACAACGGCGTCACGTTCGACGTCGACTCCGAGTACCTCGACGAGGTCATGACGACGCTCGCCCGCCTCGGGGTCGTGACGATCACCGCGAATCCACCCACGCTCGAGGATCTGTTCCTGCGCGAGTACAGCGACGAGTTCGATTCGCTGGGCATCGAGCGGCGATGA
- a CDS encoding ATP-dependent DNA helicase → MPDLPNVPDLLKLAVRSLGGKERTNQLTMASAVAHSIDTGEHLAVQAGTGTGKSLAYLVPSVRHAVESGRTVVVSTATIALQRQLVDRDMPRLADALAPALGKRPQFAILKGRSNYLCMNKIHTGMAQDDPPEAELFDAFAISRLGREVQRLTKWSSDTDTGDRDDLVPGVSDQAWRQVSVSARECLGKSRCPVGEDCFAERARTEASRVDVVVTNHAMLAIDAISGIAVLPEHDVVVIDEAHELVDRVTGVATAELSASAISAAARRCVKIVEEQDLDRLEGAAEGWAELLEELQGGRWDALPDGVGMALAAVRDAAWNVRTAIGPSKPGMAASDPEAAAARNAALSAIDEVHDNAVRVLTAFDEPDPAKRRDVVWLSVEENRGNVRRVVRMAPLSVGGLLRASLFAESTVVLTSATLTVGGSFDGLAVNWGLPPESPSRSDSGTATGKEAPSDAGALRWNSLDVGSPFDHAKSGILYVARHLPPPGRDGLSPAFMDEIEELVTAAGGRTLGLFSSMRAAKAAAEEMRGRLDVPILCQGDDATGTLVKKFAEDEPTTLFGTLSLWQGVDVPGPSLSLVILDRIPFPRPDDPLLVARQQAVESRGGNGFLSVAANHAALLLAQGVGRLLRSTDDKGVVAILDSRLATARYGGYLRASLPPFWETADPKVVRQALARIAASRPS, encoded by the coding sequence GTGCCCGACCTACCCAACGTCCCGGATCTGCTGAAGCTCGCGGTCCGCTCGCTTGGCGGCAAGGAACGAACCAACCAGTTGACGATGGCGTCGGCCGTCGCGCATTCGATCGACACCGGCGAGCACCTTGCGGTGCAAGCGGGAACAGGCACCGGCAAGTCGCTTGCGTACCTGGTCCCGAGCGTCCGGCATGCCGTCGAATCGGGGCGCACGGTCGTCGTCTCCACCGCGACCATCGCGCTGCAGCGCCAGCTCGTGGACCGGGACATGCCACGGTTGGCCGACGCCCTTGCCCCTGCCCTGGGTAAGCGCCCGCAGTTCGCAATTCTCAAGGGCCGCAGTAACTACCTGTGCATGAACAAGATCCACACCGGGATGGCGCAGGACGATCCTCCCGAAGCGGAGCTGTTCGACGCGTTCGCGATCTCGCGTCTGGGCCGGGAGGTACAGCGGCTCACCAAATGGTCGTCCGACACCGACACCGGCGACCGGGACGACCTCGTTCCCGGCGTGAGCGATCAGGCGTGGCGGCAGGTCAGCGTCAGCGCCCGCGAGTGCCTCGGCAAGTCGAGGTGCCCAGTCGGTGAGGACTGCTTCGCCGAGCGCGCCCGCACCGAGGCGTCCCGGGTGGACGTCGTGGTCACCAACCACGCGATGCTCGCGATCGACGCGATCTCCGGGATCGCGGTGTTGCCCGAACACGACGTCGTCGTCATCGATGAGGCGCACGAGCTGGTCGACCGGGTCACGGGTGTCGCGACCGCGGAGCTGTCGGCGTCGGCGATCAGCGCCGCCGCCCGACGCTGCGTCAAGATCGTCGAGGAACAGGACCTCGATCGACTCGAGGGCGCGGCCGAGGGGTGGGCCGAACTACTCGAGGAACTGCAGGGCGGACGCTGGGACGCGCTGCCCGACGGTGTCGGCATGGCGCTGGCCGCGGTCCGCGACGCCGCCTGGAACGTCCGGACCGCGATCGGTCCGTCGAAGCCCGGTATGGCGGCCAGCGATCCCGAGGCTGCGGCCGCCCGCAACGCCGCGCTGTCCGCAATCGACGAGGTACACGACAATGCCGTGCGGGTGCTCACCGCGTTCGACGAACCGGATCCCGCGAAACGCCGTGACGTGGTGTGGCTTTCGGTCGAGGAGAACCGCGGCAATGTCCGGCGGGTGGTTCGGATGGCGCCGCTGTCGGTGGGCGGCCTGTTGCGCGCGAGCCTGTTCGCCGAGTCGACGGTGGTGCTCACGTCGGCCACGCTGACCGTCGGCGGCTCTTTCGACGGACTCGCGGTGAACTGGGGTCTGCCGCCGGAGTCCCCGTCCCGCAGCGACTCCGGGACCGCGACCGGCAAGGAGGCGCCGTCGGATGCCGGTGCGCTGCGCTGGAATTCGCTCGACGTCGGGTCGCCGTTCGACCACGCCAAGTCCGGCATCCTGTACGTCGCGCGGCACCTGCCGCCGCCCGGACGGGACGGCCTGTCGCCCGCATTCATGGACGAGATCGAGGAGTTGGTGACGGCGGCGGGCGGGCGCACACTGGGCCTGTTCTCCTCGATGCGGGCCGCGAAGGCCGCCGCCGAGGAGATGCGCGGACGCCTCGACGTGCCGATCCTGTGCCAGGGCGACGACGCGACCGGCACGCTGGTGAAGAAGTTCGCCGAGGACGAGCCGACGACGCTGTTCGGCACGCTGTCGCTGTGGCAGGGCGTCGACGTGCCCGGGCCGTCGCTGAGCCTGGTGATCCTCGACCGCATCCCGTTCCCGCGCCCCGACGACCCGCTGCTGGTGGCCCGACAGCAGGCGGTGGAGTCGCGCGGCGGCAACGGCTTCCTGTCCGTCGCAGCGAACCACGCCGCGCTGCTGCTCGCGCAGGGTGTGGGACGCCTGCTGCGCAGCACCGACGACAAGGGCGTGGTCGCGATCCTCGACTCACGTCTGGCCACGGCCCGGTACGGCGGCTACCTGCGCGCGTCGCTGCCCCCGTTCTGGGAGACCGCCGATCCGAAGGTGGTCCGGCAGGCACTGGCGCGGATCGCGGCGTCGCGGCCGTCCTGA